The following is a genomic window from Pseudomonas lurida.
ATCCAGCTCAACGACACCCACCCGTCTATCGCCGTGGCCGAGTTGATGCGCCAACTGGTCGACCTGCACGACATTCCGTGGGAAGCCGCGTGGGACGTGACCGTCGAAACCCTGTCGTACACCAACCACACGCTGCTGCCCGAAGCGTTGGAAACCTGGCCGGTCGGCTTGATGGAGCGCATGCTGCCCCGGCACATGCAGATCATCTACCTGATCAATGCCCAGCACATCGACTCGCTGCGCGCCAAAGGCATCCACGACTTTGACGTGCTGCGCGCGGTATCGCTGATCGAAGAAGACAACGGTCGCCGTGTGCGCATGGGTAACCTGGCGTTTCTCGGCTCCCACAGCGTCAACGGCGTGTCCGGCCTGCACACCCAACTGATGCGCAGCACGGTGTTCTCCGAGCTGCACAAGCTGTACCCGGAGCGCATCAACAACAAAACCAACGGCATCACCTTCCGCCGCTGGTTGTACCAGGCCAACCCGAAGCTCACGTCCATGCTGGTGGAAGCACTCGGCCCGGACATTCTCGACAAGCCCGAAGAGCGGCTGGTGGAGCTTGAGCCGTTTGCCGAGAAACAGACGTTCCGCAAGGCGTTTGCCGAACAGCGTCTGCACAGTAAGCGTGCACTGGCGGACATCATTCACGAGCGCCTGGGCATTGCGGTCAACCCGGCGGCGATGTTCGACGTGCAGGTCAAGCGTATCCACGAGTACAAGCGCCAACTGCTCAACCTGCTGCACACCGTGGCGCTGTACCAGGCGATCCGTGCCGAACCGGGCACTGATTGGGTGCCGCGCGTGAAGATTTTCTCCGGCAAGGCGGCGGCCAGCTATCACCAGGCCAAGCTGATCATCAAGCTGACCAACGACATCGCCCGCACGGTCAATAACGACCCGACGGTGCGCGGTTTGCTCAAGGTGGTGTTCCTGCCCAACTACAACGTCAGCCTGGCGGAAAGCATCATTCCGGCGGCGGACCTGTCGGAGCAGATCTCCACGGCCGGCTTTGAAGCCTCGGGCACCAGCAACATGAAGTTCGGCCTCAACGGTGCGCTGACCATCGGCACCATGGACGGCGCCAACGTGGAAATGCACGAACGCGTGGGTGCAGAGCACATGTTTATCTTCGGTCTCAGTGCGCAGCAGGTGGAAGCCCGCAAGCATGCGGGTGAATTCAATGCCGGGCCCGACATCGCCGCCTCCCATCGTCTCAACGATGTGCTGCAAGCGATCCGTGGCGGGGTATTTTCGCCGGATGACCCGGGCCGATACGTGGGACTGATCGACGGGCTGATCGACTATGACCGCTTCCTGGTCTGTGCCGACTTCGATTCGTACTGGGACGCCCAGGCGCGGGTCGAGGCGCATTGGCACGACTCCAAGGCGTGGTGGCGTTCGGCGGTGCTCAATACCGCGCGCATGGGCTGGTTCAGCTCTGACCGTACGATCAGGGAGTACGCGACCGAGATCTGGAAAGCCCTCGACTGAACATCGCTGACCTGAACATGTGTGCGGGCTTGTGTGGGCGCTGGCTTGCCTGCGATAGCATCACCTCGGTGTGACAGATACACCGAGGTGTCTGCATCGCGGGTACGCCCGGCTCCCACACACGCCCGCTTCCACATGGGGTGCGCGTCGATATACTAGGCCTCGGTTTGCCCGCTTCGGGCTGCTTAGGGATATCGACCATGCAATGGATTTTCATGCTGATTGGCCTGGTGCTCGGCTGGACGCTCGATGAGTCGTTCAGTGGTGCGGGTATCGGTGCGCTGCTGGGGTTGGGGATTGGTCAGGCGATTCGCCTGACGAAGCTGGCGGCCCAGGCAGAACAGCAGGCTCGTCAGTTGGAAACCACGCAGAAGTCGCTGATAGCGCTGGGTGAGCGCCTGCGGCAACTGGAAGTACCCGCCGCGACGAGCAGTGTCATTATCGAACCGCCAATCCCCGAGCCGACGCCCGTCACCCAGGCGCCCGAGCTTGTCTGGGAGCTGCCTGCCGAATTGGACCCCGTCAAACCGGTCGCCGAGGCGAGCCAGCCGCTGCCCGAAGATGTCTGGGCGCCTGCCCCGACGCCGCGTGTTCAAGCGCCCGCCATTCCCCGTGGCCCCAACCTTATCGAACGCGCCATCAACGGTGCGCGCAATTGGCTGTTTGGCGGCAACACTGTGCTGAGAGTGGGTGTGGTGCTGTTGTTCCTCGGCCTGGCGTTCCTGCTGCGCTACGCCACCGAGGGCATGGTGGTGCCCATCGAAGTGCGTTACGCCGGCGTTGCCGCTGCTGCATTGGGCCTGCTGGGACTGGGTTGGTGGCTGCGCTTGCGTAACAGCAATTACGGCCTGATGCTGCAAGGCACCGGCATTGCCGTGCTCTACCTGACGGTGTTCGCCGCGATGCGCTTGCACCCGCTGATCGACCCCAGTGCTGCACTTGGCCTGTTGGTGGCCGTCACGGTGTTCTCGGCGATCCTGGCGATTACCCAGGATGCGCTGGGGCTGGCCTGCGCGGCAGCGCTGGGTGGTTTTGCCGCGCCGATCCTCGCGTCCACCGGCGCTGGCAACTCGGTGGCGCTGTTCAGCTATTTCGCGTTGCTCAACGCCGGCATCCTTGCGATTGCCTGGTTCAAGGC
Proteins encoded in this region:
- a CDS encoding glycogen/starch/alpha-glucan phosphorylase, with translation MSQEPLAREAEVAAFRDAVLTKLTYAVGKDPDHAFDHDWFEAIALAARDQMVDHWMDHTRRIYRKGQKRVYYLSLEFLIGRLLYDSLSNLGVLEIAREALSELGVDLERIRLLEPDAALGNGGLGRLAACFMESMSTLGIAGHGYGIRYEHGLFRQAIVDGWQQEQTERWLDFGNPWEFERAEVIYPIGFGGSVETLADASGKMIQVWSPNETVRAVAYDTPVVGWRGASVNTLRLWRARAVEDLHLERFNAGDHLGAVAEVARAESISRVLYPADSTEAGQELRLRQEYFFVSASLQDLLRRHKNMHGSVLSLGEHAAIQLNDTHPSIAVAELMRQLVDLHDIPWEAAWDVTVETLSYTNHTLLPEALETWPVGLMERMLPRHMQIIYLINAQHIDSLRAKGIHDFDVLRAVSLIEEDNGRRVRMGNLAFLGSHSVNGVSGLHTQLMRSTVFSELHKLYPERINNKTNGITFRRWLYQANPKLTSMLVEALGPDILDKPEERLVELEPFAEKQTFRKAFAEQRLHSKRALADIIHERLGIAVNPAAMFDVQVKRIHEYKRQLLNLLHTVALYQAIRAEPGTDWVPRVKIFSGKAAASYHQAKLIIKLTNDIARTVNNDPTVRGLLKVVFLPNYNVSLAESIIPAADLSEQISTAGFEASGTSNMKFGLNGALTIGTMDGANVEMHERVGAEHMFIFGLSAQQVEARKHAGEFNAGPDIAASHRLNDVLQAIRGGVFSPDDPGRYVGLIDGLIDYDRFLVCADFDSYWDAQARVEAHWHDSKAWWRSAVLNTARMGWFSSDRTIREYATEIWKALD